tattcaaaatactgtatgccaaaatactgtatgtcaaaattctgtatatgcaaaatgctgtacgaacaaaattctgaaagtcaaaattctgtatagcaaaattctggttggtcaaaatactgtatttcaaaattctgtaaatcagaaagtgcgcgcgcacttttttacattatcaaaacgatattttttacagcatttttacagaatttgaaatacagatatatttaaaagagggtttactatgaatttctaagagatcaacttaataaagaggcaagcttctaatgctgattaatctaggtactttataaggagctacggaaaaaaagagagagaaaacaaaactacacttatttaaaaaaaaaacaatctgaattaaaccacgttgcatacctaaaacggattgaaaaaaaattaaatttttattgattttgacatttttttttgtaaaatgtattttgtatgtttaagaaaagtttgatttgtgttcctagggagcgggtcataattctttaaaaatactgtattgaaaatacagtatgtttgggatacaagaactttgaaaaaacactactttgaatgtgaaaggaggagacagtagtcCGAAGCTAtcgagagcagttaaatgctactaaACTACTTTACATAGTACCGCAGAACAGTGCTTCACTCACAGGAATTAAAAATAGAGACACATTTTTCGTACATTTATCCTCTCAAATATTAGGTATTTTcagccccctccaaaattttttctggTTACGCCACTGTTCGaaagatattaccttattatgtgtactgtgattattactaataaaacttaaatttatatcAAAACATCAAGAAATTATGAGTTAGTTAGTAATTCGatacaattaaaattatattcgaTACAattactttgattttttttttttcatcagatGTTTTGCAACGTACCTAAATGTATCTGCTAATTGACAGAATAGATCGAGGTAGCTTATTTAAAGGTGCCTTTTCATTTGAAAGCACGTTCGCAAGTTAACTCTAGAGAGTTACTCTCAAGTAATGGATTTGCATTTGAGATCTATTTGTTGGAAATGTTTCTATGGGGAGCTTTCCGGTAAAATTTTGAGCGTTAGTTTACTGAAACTACTAAGAGTTAGTTTTTAGTTGGAAATATTGAAAGTATTacgaatttaaattttaaaatttatgaaaagctTTGAAAATTTAGGTAGCTTAACCTAGGTCAACATTTTCCACAAAATGAGTGGGTTGTTTTATTGCCTCAAATTTCCACTGTTTGGATTGTGGACTGCTGAATGGTAATTCGTATAGGAACAATTTTTGAATTCTGCGAGTCGAATcaaacatatttaaaaacaaaagtgcaaaaaatacttttttatttcgaaaattgtatCTGTGCCTgcaaacagaaaaattaaatttattgaaaaaaacaaaatttcttttggtATCTACACACagcgacaaaaaaaaaccctctctATCCCGTATGCATACAAAATATCAAATACTAGTAAAAGCAAATTGATACCTAAGTATaaactacacttaggagcaacaAAAACTGAATCAAAtaaatctattatatatattaaagtttggttttgtgtacgttcgctaaccggccacacagactgactcattttcttaattttttttttgaaatcaaagaggcataagaggagaaggtttaaggcaaaaaaaattcaagattttatagggtaaataggggtaacacgacattgaaaaaagaggctattttctaaacggtaagtcgtaaagagttgactttttttttaaatgatagacaaatttattcaatagttaaaaaaggtatagaaaaaattcaaaaaaaattcaaaaccaagttgtgagggttttttttgcagtcatagaccttcgacaaaagactaattagaggtacgcaaaattttgcacagaaatttgagttacaccataagaaagatatttaaaaaaaaaattaggggtctaaaacggatttttttcataggccctgtattttgaaataaaaatttttgaaaaacaacctaatttttagggacatttttgagtagtcttttatttttttggaatttttaaaagtctgcagaaaatctcaaatttataggaaatataggttttaatcatgcgcatgcatgtacaaacttttgaatttttaaatcgatttttgaccgaataacggaaaaaacaattttttttgtcccaagttttttggccgtttttaacagttttttatttttatctttttttcttcaatagataaatgaatgaaatttacagtgtagatagataatagacaagactatatttgtacaattttcaattcattttgtaatgacaaatttgaaatatcggtaaaataaaactctatttttcaacactatacatcttttgatctggagcttacaaaaatttgatttatctttattgagcatcctgataatattacctttcatttgatatatcacacataacgctacattcactacaagcttcacaatggtaaattaaaaaacttaaaaaacgtttttaacataggccacttttttttaaattttaaaagtgaatatttttaaattaattggacgaacttttcaagttttgatttcctttttgtattgggaattatgacaaattacaaagtcgaaaatagaaataaatacaacgggtcagctagttatatatataaatattaaaaacaaaaattgcaatggacgaaatattttttcttaaaaatctcatggtcacattttaaagcttgaattttttactttgaattgttggtaaaacataaaaatgcatacgatagtacAAGCGCTATATgttaataaattgcacttcattttttttatatgttcaaTTTTCCAGATGCGCtctgttttaattttagtttttttttccttacatagTTACTTTATTTATGTTGATTGGGTCTTTATAAAGTGCACGGATTTTTAAGTTCTTAGCATTGACagctttttttaaagcttttcaaTGGTACCATTAGCATTCATATATGTCAATTACATCCCCCACATGTGGaggcaagaccgttttttgttagatgttttttcaaaactttttatcttttgttcaaTCAGCCGTATTTATAAACTCATCATAGACAGTGCATAGCATTATGTACACTtttataatgtctttaaacagaaaattgctatttataaaatttatgcaaCGTGGCATAGAGGTTGCATAAGCTAAACGCGTTTTTAGGttttagagcctgaataagaatatttttcttattaaatgtcatttgaacattAGCTCGCCAATGAGCATGAAAACCAAACTAATGaccaaacaaataataatacttGAATCTAATGAACTAAACTTAAGTATctggaatttaaaaataaaatcaaaaaataaataaaaatcatttttcaaacCGGCAATTTTTGGTcgcatttttcaaatattttggcAACACTGCATAAAGATAAAGACAATCTTATTTTTAAGACCCACTTTCTTTTCTATCATCTTTGAGTTCgaattttaacgaatttttaatTCGACctttagcaaataaaaaaaaattaattgatataAGTAGTTCTTTTCCAGAAAAAGTCACATTTTCTACCCCCTAGACTTGGCTACATGCacttacaaaatatttaatttatatttctagaaaaacaaacaccaaaaacaTAAGAAATTGGTTTCCAGTTCAACTACTCCTGAGGAAGAACCCGAAAATGACTTACCGTACAAAGTTGAAATATCAGAAGTTATGGGGCGTTACTTGGTTGCCAGTAGAAACCTGGAAGCGGGTGAACCCATAATCGAAGAGCTACCACTAGCCATTGGTCCATCAGCAAACAGCGAAGCAGTGTGCCTGGGTTGTTACATACCAGTCAAATTAACTCTTTCCCAATATAAgtaagcaaaattaaattcatatgTGAGCATAACAAAACCTATAAGATATTAATACAATGTTTTCTAAATATTCTAGATGTTCCGAGTGCAAATGGCCCCTTTGCTCGCCTGAATGTCGAGGCATTGGCCAAGTGACAGGTCACACGTCCTatgaatgtaaatttttaaaagaaaaaaactcagCTGTAGATCTTCTGGCTACTGCAAGTCTGACAACAATCAAAAGCCTCTACGAACTTATCCTCCCAATAAGAattcttttaatgaaaacccACCGTCCAGACGACTACAATGTGATACTCTCAATGGAAGCTCATCTTAAATTACGACGCCTTAACAATGTCCTTTGGGAACATTATCAAAAGACAATTGTTAACAAGCTTCGTGATGACTGGAATACAAAAGATTATTCTGAGGAAGATATTCATACGATTTGCGGTATTATTGATGTCAATTGTTTTGAAATCGGTCAGAACTCAGCAAAAGCAAGGGCCATATTTCCTAGTGCATTTCTGCTTTCTCACGATTGTGTTCCAAATACTGCACACACCGATCATCCGAAAACATTTTCAATTCTATTACGTACCtctagaaaaatcaaaaaaggagAATCCATTACATTAAGTTACGCTTACACTTTGCAGGTAAATGTGAcgtttattttgagaaaaaattgaaaagtaataacttgcttattttttcttcaagggAACTTTTAAACGACGAGACTTCATGCACGCTGGGAAACTATTCTGGTGTCAATGTAAAAGGTGTTCCGATCCAACAGAGCTCAAAACAGATTGCAGTACATTAGTTTGCCCTGAGTGTTCCAAAGGTTCAGTCAGATCAAGTAACCCTCTTGATCAGGAGGCTGATTGGAAGTaggttttctcaaaattttataCAGACACACTTTTTTGTCTAAGTACCACAATACTAActactacttaaattttaaggcccaatttataaGGCCTAATTTATTCactttccattaaatttaaagtctccattaaaaataaaaaatctgtcaaatcgcatacaaatgtcaaaatttccctttttaaatggcgactttaaatttaagggagtgtgaataaattgggcctaagtacCTCAATACTAACTACTActaacttttaaatatttatttattctcaCAGATGTGATCGATGTTCTTACAAACTTTGCGCTAAATCATTGGAAAATCTTTTGGATAAATTAAACAACGAACTGGAATCTATTGATCCCCATGATGTA
This DNA window, taken from Episyrphus balteatus chromosome 2, idEpiBalt1.1, whole genome shotgun sequence, encodes the following:
- the LOC129911473 gene encoding SET domain-containing protein SmydA-8, producing the protein MPQNTRHKKNKHQKHKKLVSSSTTPEEEPENDLPYKVEISEVMGRYLVASRNLEAGEPIIEELPLAIGPSANSEAVCLGCYIPVKLTLSQYKCSECKWPLCSPECRGIGQVTGHTSYECKFLKEKNSAVDLLATASLTTIKSLYELILPIRILLMKTHRPDDYNVILSMEAHLKLRRLNNVLWEHYQKTIVNKLRDDWNTKDYSEEDIHTICGIIDVNCFEIGQNSAKARAIFPSAFLLSHDCVPNTAHTDHPKTFSILLRTSRKIKKGESITLSYAYTLQGTFKRRDFMHAGKLFWCQCKRCSDPTELKTDCSTLVCPECSKGSVRSSNPLDQEADWKCDRCSYKLCAKSLENLLDKLNNELESIDPHDVNGLEGFLKKYQNILRPNHYLLLSAKYSLCQVYGRTDGYLIHEMSLEDIKRKEKYCRDFLSVIDVLEPGLTRLRGLIMYELHAPIMVLSTRFIQNKLITRNEFQRNLKEVARLLKESRDMLKMEPEGSNEYMMGQAAEEALQGMGMV